From one Lolium rigidum isolate FL_2022 chromosome 4, APGP_CSIRO_Lrig_0.1, whole genome shotgun sequence genomic stretch:
- the LOC124705418 gene encoding gibberellin 20 oxidase 2-like, which translates to MVDLSNSATMSSPAMEIALGCIHADPNGIESKNVTNVLDLWRLKKEIPAPFVWPHADTHPSSSTTTELDVPVVDVGAALRSAAGMRHAAAQVAAACASHGFFQVTGHGVDPALARAALDGARGFFDLPLATKQRARRAPGTVTGYASAHADRFASKLPWKETLSFGYDHDDGDSRVVVDYFTSTLGDDFKDLGEVYQEYCKAMEKASLAIMEVLGVSLGLGRSYYRDFFADGSSIMRCNYYPRCPEPDRTMGTGPHCDPTALTILLQDGAVDGLQVFLDGTWRSVRPKPGELLVNIGDTFMALSNGRYKSCLHRAVVHREQERRSLAYFLCPRHDRLVRPPPPSSPAPAPRLYPDFTWADLMRFTQRHYRADNRTLEAFALWLGPPSCSAPPMSPG; encoded by the exons ATGGTCGACCTCTCAAACTCTGCAACAATGTCGTCTCCGGCCATGGAAATTGCCCTGGGTTGTATCCACGCCGACCCGAACGGGATAGAGAGCAAGAATGTTACCAACGTCCTTGACCTCTGGCGCCTGAAGAAAGAGATCCCGGCTCCCTTCGTCTGGCCCCACGCAGACACACacccgtcgtcgtcgacgacgacggagCTGGACGTGCCGGTGGTCGACGTTGGCGCGGCGCTGCGCTCCGCCGCCGGGATGCGCCATGCCGCGGCGCAGGTGGCCGCCGCGTGCGCGAGCCACGGCTTCTTCCAGGTGACCGGGCACGGCGTGGACCCGGCCCTAGCCCGCGCCGCACTTGACGGCGCCCGGGGcttcttcgacctcccgctcgcCACCAAGCAGCGCGCACGCCGCGCCCCCGGCACCGTCACGGGCTACGCCTCCGCCCACGCCGACCGCTTCGCCTCCAAGCTTCCCTGGAAGGAAACTCTCTCCTTCggctacgaccacgacgacggcgacagCCGCGTCGTCGTGGACTACTTCACCTCCACCCTAGGCGACGACTTCAAAGACCTAGG GGAGGTGTACCAGGAGTACTGCAAGGCGATGGAGAAGGCGTCGCTGGCGATAATGGAGGTGCTCGGGGTGAGCCTGGGGCTGGGGAGAAGCTACTACAGGGACTTCTTCGCCGACGGCAGCTCCATCATGAGGTGCAACTACTACCCGCGGTGCCCGGAGCCGGACAGGACGATGGGGACGGGGCCGCACTGCGACCCGACGGCGCTCACCATCCTGCTGcaggacggcgccgtggacgggcTCCAGGTGTTTCTCGACGGCACCTGGCGCTCCGTGCGGCCCAAGCCCGGAGAGCTCCTCGTCAACATCGGCGACACATTCATG GCGCTGTCGAACGGGCGGTACAAGAGCTGCCTCCACCGTGCGGTGGTGCACCGGGAGCAGGAGCGCCGCTCGCTGGCCTACTTCCTCTGCCCACGCCACGACCGCCTggtgcgcccgccgccgccgtcctctccggcgccggcgccccGGCTGTACCCGGACTTCACGTGGGCCGACCTCATGCGGTTCACGCAGCGCCACTACCGCGCCGACAACCGCACGCTCGAAGCCTTCGCGCTCTGGCTCGGCCCGCCAAGCTGCTCCGCCCCGCCGATGTCGCCCGGCTAA